From the genome of Methylocystis echinoides:
TTCCTGCTGATGGTGAAGAATTACGCGCTATTCGACTTCGGCCGCAGCTATTTTCGCGATGAAAGCGTGATCAAGCTGATCGGCGAGAAGCTCCCGGTTTCCATGTCGCTCGGGCTGTGGATGACGCTGTTTTCCTATTTGATCTCCATTCCGCTCGGCATCGCCAAGGCGGTGCGAGACGGCAGTCGCTTCGACATGTGGACGTCGAATGTCGTGATCGTCGGCTACGCCATCCCGAGCTTTCTCTTCGCCATGCTGTTGATCGTGCTCTTCGCGGGGGGCTCCTTCTGGCAGATTTTTCCCCTGCGCGGCCTGACCTCCGATGATTTCAACGAGCTCACGCTGTTCGGCAAGGTGAAGGATTATCTCTGGCACATCGTCTTGCCAGTCAGCGCATTGACGCTCGGCGCCTTCGCGACCCAGACATTCCTCACCAAGAACTCCTTCCTCGACGAGATCCGCAAGCAATATGTGCAGACCGCGCGCATGAAGGGCCTGACCGAAAACCAGGTTCTTTACGGCCACGTCTTCCGCAACGCCATGCTCATCGTCATCGCCGGCTTTCCAGGGGCCTTCGTCCACGCCTTCTTGACCGGCTCGGTGCTGATCGAGACCATCTTCTCGCTCGACGGTCTCGGCTATCTCTCTTTCGAAAGCATCGTCAATCGCGACTATCCGGTGGTCTTCGCCAACCTGTATATTTTCGCGCTTGTGGGCCTCGTGGTGAACCTGATTTCCGACCTGACCTACACCTGGATCGATCCACGGATCGATTTTGAAACGCGCGAGGTTTAGAGATGGTCGCCGTAACCGACGCGCCCGAGCGGCTCGCGCCCCCGATCGAACGCAGCGGGCTCTTGCGGCTGTCGCCGCTCGATCAGCGGCGGCTCGCCAATTTCAAGGCCAACAAGCGCGGCTATTGGTCGTTCTGGATCTTCATGACGCTCTTCGTCATGTCGCTTCTGTCGAACATTCTCGCCAACGACCGGCCCATCCTCGCCTGGTACAAGGGCGAGCCGCTGTTCCCGGCCTTCGTGTCCTATCCCGAGGAGAAATTCGGCGGCTTTCTGGCGCGCACCGACTATCGCGACCCGACGATCGAAAACGAGATCAGGGCGCATGGCTGGATGCTGTGGCCGCCGATCCGCTACTCCTATGACACGCATAATCTCGACCTGCCGACCCCCGCGCCCTCGCCCCCGACCTGGCTGCTGACCAAGGCCCAATGCGAGGCGGCGGCCGCCAAGCTCCTGAAGCCCGGCGAGCCCAACCGCGGCTGCTCGGCCATCGAATGGAACTGGCTCGGCACGGACGATCAGGGCCGCGACGTGGTCGCGCGCCTGCTTTACGGGTTTCGCGTCTCGGTTCTGTTCGGCCTCATCCTCGCGACGATCTCGTCCATCGTCGGCGTCGCGGCGGGCGCGATACAGGGCTATTTCGGCGGACGCGTCGACCTCGTCTTCCAGCGCTTCATCGAGGTCTGGTCCTCGCTGCCGCAGCTCTATCTGCTCATTATCATTTCGTCCTTCCTCACGCCGGGCTTTTTCGTGCTGCTCGGCATTCTGCTGCTCTTCTCTTGGGTGTCGCTCGTGCATGTCGTGCGCGCCGAATTCCTGCGCGCCCGCAACTTCGAATATGTGAACGCCGCCCGGGCGCTGGGCCTGTCGAATTTCCGCATCATCCTGAGGCACCTCTTGCCCAACGCCACGGTGGCGACGCTGACCTTCCTGCCCTTCATCCTCAATTCCTCGATCACGACGCTGACGGCGCTCGACTTCCTGGGCTTTGGCCTGCCGCCCGGCTCGCCGTCGCTCGGCGAATTGCTGCTGCAGGGCAAATCCAACCTCCAGGCCCCCTGGCTGGGCCTCACGGGCTTCGCCATCATCGCGCTGATGCTGTCGCTCCTCGTCTTCGTCGGCGAGGCCGTGCGTGACGCTTTTGACCCGAGAAAGAATTTCCGGTGAAGTCGGATAAAATGCCGCCGGAGGCAGACGAGATGGACAAGATCGTGCGAGAGCATTATCCAGCGGCCAAGTTGCCGGAGGAATTGCGTGCGGGTATCGACCCCAACGCCCGTGTGACGATCACGGTCGAATTAGAGGAAACGCCTGGGGCCGTCATGCCTCTTGAGGAAATGTTTGCGCTCCGCCGGGACGTATTTTTGAGTCAGAGTGAAGTCGACGCATATGTGAAATCGCTTCGCGATGAGTGGGGCAACTGACCTCGTGCCCGCTCCGCTCGTCTATGTCGATACAAATGTCTTCATTACTGGCTTCGAATCGCCCATCGAAGCCGCCAAGCCCGTGCAGGACTTTCTCCTCCGCCTCAGGGAGAGGCCCGGCTCGGCCGTAACGAGCGAGCTGACTCTGGCGGAGCTTTTGGCGCCGGTATCGCGTCCCGGCGGACTGCCGACCCCTGTGAAGCGACGGCTCTATCTCGATCTGCTCATCTGGAGCAAAATGTTCGACTTGCGGCCCATAACGCGGGATATTCTCATCGAGACTGCCGACCTGAGATGCGCGACGCGTCACACGCTGCCGGACGCAATTCACCTCGTCACCGCAATCCGAGCGCAGTGCAGATATTTCTTGTCTTACGACAATGGCGTTAGACCGCCCCAGGGCATGGAGCGCATTCCGCCAGACCGCCCCGGGATAGACGTGGTTCTCCGGGCTTGGACCCAGTGAGGCCGAAACTGGAAGACGCAATGACCTCCGCTCCCCTCCTCGACGTCCGCGACCTCTCGGTCTCCTTCCTCCAGGGAGGCAAGGAGACCGTCGCGGTCGACCGCGTCTCCTTTTCGCTCGAACGCGGCAAGACGCTGGCGCTCGTCGGCGAATCCGGCTCCGGCAAGTCGATCAGCGCGCTCTCGATCGTGCGTCTCCTGCCGCCGGGCGCCATGGCCACGGGCCAGGCGCTGTTTGCCGGCTCGGACATGCTCTCGATCAGCGAGCGCGACCTGCGCGCCATTCGCGGCGCACGCATCACCATGGTCTTTCAGGAGCCGATGACCTCGCTCAATCCGCTGCAAACGATCGAGCAGCAGATCGCCGAGATCCTCGAACTCCACGGCATGCGCGGGCGCGAGGCCATGCGCGCGCGCGTCATCGAACTCCTCGCGGAAGTCGGCATTCCAAATCCCGAGGCGCGGCTCGGCGCCTATCCGCACCAGCTTTCCGGCGGGCAGCGGCAGCGCGTGATGATCGCCATGTCGCTCGCCAACAAGCCCGATCTGCTCATCGCCGACGAGCCGACGACCGCGCTCGACGTCACCGTGCAGGCGCAGATCATCGCGCTGCTCGAGCGCCTGCAACAGACTTATGGCATGGCGATCCTGTTCATCACGCACGACCTCAATCTCGTGCGGCGCTTCGCCGACACTGTTTGCGTCATGCAGAAGGGCCGCATCGTCGAGAGCGGCGAAGTGAACGCGGTCTTCGATGCGCCGCGCCACCCCTATACGAAGGCCCTGCTCACCGCCGAACCGAAGGGCGATCCCATCGTCGAAGACGACAAGGCCCCGGTTGTCATCTCGGCGGACGATCTGCGCGTCTGGTTCCCCATCAAGCGCGGCTTCATGCGCCGCACCGTCGATCATATCAAGGCGGTCGACGGGGTGACGCTGCAGGTGCGCTCGGGCGGCACAGTGGGCGTCGTCGGCGAATCCGGCTCCGGCAAGACGACCCTCGCGCTCGCCATGCTGCGTCTCATCCGCTCGGAAGGGCCGATCGTCTTTCTCGGCTCGCGCATCGACGGCGCCAGCGTCGCCGAGATGCGGCCGCGGCGACGCGATATGCAGATCGTCTTTCAGGACCCTTACGGCTCGCTGTCACCGCGCATGTCGGTGGCCGAGATCGTCGCCGAGGGCCTCACTGTGCAGCGGCCGGAGCTTTCGCTCGACGAGCGCCGCGAGATCGTCGCCCGCGCGTTGAAGGAGACGGGGCTCGATCCCGCGACGATGGATCGCTATCCGCATGAATTTTCCGGCGGCCAGCGCCAGCGCATCGCCATCGCCCGCGCCATGGTGCTGGAGCCGAAATTTGTCGTCCTGGACGAGCCGACTTCCGCGCTCGACATGTCCGTTCAGGCGCAGATCATCGACCTGCTGCGCGATCTTCAGCGTCGTCGTTCGCTCGCCTATCTCTTCATCAGCCACGATCTGCGCGTCGTGAAGGCGCTCGCCGGCCAGCTCATCGTCATGCGGCACGGGAAAGTCGTCGAGGCCGGCCCTGCCGAAAAACTTTTTGCGCATCCCGAAAATGAATATACGCGCGCGCTATTTGCGGCCGCTTTTCGCAATCAGGCGGAGAGTGTCAACGGTGTAGGTTAAGCCAATCGTTAGAATCGCAGGCGTAGAGATTTTCGCGCAGGCTCAACCTGCGAGATTATTCTTTTCGCGCTTGCGAGGATCAAATGACGAGTCTTGCCGAGGAGGCGGCCGCGATCATCCGCTCGCGTTATGGGGCCGGCCCGGTCGAAACCGCGCTGATTACCGCGGGAGTCTTCAACAGCCTGCCAGAGCTTGGCGAACGACTTGTCACCATTCCCTATGCGGACCTGCCCGGCTTTCCAACCTGCGCCGGCGTTGAGGACGGGGAATTTATCGTCTCGGCGATCGATGATGCGCCGACCGTCATCTTGAAAGGCCGCTCAACCTTTTTTGAGACGGGCGACCCCAGCCTCATGGCGGCTCCGATAGAAACCCTCGCGCTGCTGGGCGCCCGCGCCGTGCTGAGCACAGGCCTCGCGCGCGTCGCGCTGGCCCCTCTTGCGCCAAGCAGCGTCGTCGTGGTGACGGACCACATCAATTTCAACGGCCTCAACCCGTTGATCGGCGCGGCGGCGAGCGGGGACGGACTGGCCGGTTCGAACGAGGCGTACGACAAGCGGCTGCTCCGCCGCATCAAACTCGCCGCCGCGGAAGGCGGCGTCACGATCCATGAAGGCGTGATGATGTGGTTTTCCGGGCCGACATTCGAAACGCCGGCGGAGATAAAAATGGCGCGCCAGCTCGGCGCCGATATCGTCGGCTGGACGATTCCGCCCGAAGCGATCCTTGCACGGCGCTTCGGGCTCCCTTTCGCCGGCATCGCCGTCATTGCGGAGGTCCCTTCCGACTCGCAGGGCCCCGACCAGTCTCGCAATTCTGTCGCCGCCGGAATCGTGGGCGTCAAACGCCTCGCGCGCACCTTCATCAAGGCGCGCTGCTGACCGTATCGGGCGCCTTCGCGCGCTTAGGGTCGCGGGAGACCAGCATCGTCGCCACGAGGGTTTGCACCGTCCGACCCGCGCCGTCGCAGGCGCCTCCGTCGAAGGTGACGAGACCCCGATCCGGCAGCGAGCGCGAGACGCGCAATTTGGTGATCTCGCCTTGGATATGCAGATGGTCCCCGGGCCGCACCGGCCGCTTCCAGGAAATCTGCGTATCGACGCCGATGAGACCTCCGGGGAAGGTCACCCCGCAACGATAAAGCAGGTGACGCACCGTCGCGGAGGCCGTCTGCCAACCGCTGGCGACGATCCCGCCGAACATGCTGTCGCGCGCGGCGTGTGGATCGAGATGGAAATATTGCGGATCATTCTCGCGCGCGAAGGCGACGATCGCCTCTTCCGTCACCTCTTCAGGCTCTGAGACGAAACGTCTGCCGACGAAAAGATCTTCAAAATAGATGACCTTCTCCATGGGGCGACTATCCGCTCAAACGCCGCACGCCGGTGATGTCCCCGGCGCCGGCCTCGAGATTGCGCGCGCGCACAAGCTCCAGCGGCTCGCTGGACACCAGCATGTGCGTTCCGTTGGCGTGGAGCAGCGTCGTGGAATCGCGCATGATTCCAACGTGGCCCTTCCAGAAGACGAGATCGCCGCGCTCGAGCGGCGCGCCGATCTCTACGGGGGCGCCAAGTTGCGCTTCCTGCATGTCGCTGTCACGCGGCGCCTTGCGGCCCGTCGCGGCGAACGCGATCTGGACGAGGCCGGAGCAGTCGACGCCGATCGAGGACTTGCCGCCCCAGAGATAAGGCGCGCCGATCAGCGTTTCCGCGACGGCGACAAAATCCTCGGCGGGCGCGTCGAGCGCCGAGAGATGGGTTCGCCAGATGAAGCCCCTGTCGCGCGTCACGAGGAAGGCGTCGCGCTCCTCCACGACGGAGACTTCGGCGCTCAACGGCAGCGCCAGCAGCGGCGGCTGTTTGATGCTCGCGGCGGGATAGACGAAGGTGCGCGGCACGGCGACCCGATGCGTGGGCGCGCTCAATTCGCTCCACAGGGCGTTGGCGGCGATCCAGCCGACATAGCCATCGCGCGCGAGCTGCGCCCAGGCCCAGCCTTCTTCCTCGTCATAAACGGTCACGCGCTCGCCATAGAGCGCCTGCGTATCGATGGCGGAATCGGGTCGCGGCTCGCGCCGCAGGTCGACGACCCCCTCCTTCACTTCCATGACCACGCCTTCGACATAGCGGTCGGCGGTGACGCGGCCCTTGAGATAGACGGCGGCGAGATCGGCGCGCGCGGGGGTCAGGCGTCGGTCGAAGGGGCTCGTCATGCCTTCGCCCTTTCCGTCGCGCGCTTTTCGATGAGATCGTAAAGCAGCCGCGCGCTCTGCACCTCGCCGCCCTCCGGCCGGCCGGGCTTCGTCGATGGGTTCCAGCAATAAACGTCGAAATGCGCCCAGCGCGCCGGGTCGGCGACGAAACGGCGCAGGAACAGCGCGGCGACGATGGAGCCGGAGAACCCGCCGCTCGTGACGCTGACCACGTCTGAAATCTTGCCGTCGAGGCCGCCGTCGTAATTCTCCCACAGCGGCATGCGCCAGACCGGATCATTCGCCGCGCGCCCCTGTGCGAAGATCGCCTCGGCAAGCGCGTCGTCGCCCGTATAGAAGGGCGGCAGTTCCGGCCCCAGCGCCACGCGCGCGGCGCCGGTCAGCGTCGCGAAGTCGAAGAGAAGATCCGGCTGATCCTCGCTGGCGCAGGCGAGCGCGTCGGCGAGAATGAGCCGCCCCTCGGCGTCGGTGTTGCCAATCTCGACCGTGAGCCCCTTGCGGCTGCGATAGATGTCGCTGGTGCGGAACGCGTTCGCGGAAATGGAATTTTCCACGATCGGCAACAGCACGCGCAGCCGTACCGGAAGGCCGGCGTCCATGAGCATGGCGGCGAGCGCCAGCGCGGTCGCGGCGCCGCCCATGTCCTTCTTCATCAGCGCCATGGCCGAAGAGGGCTTGATGTCGAGGCCGCCCGAATCGAAACACACGCCCTTGCCGACGAGCGTCACCTTCAGCCCGTCCTCGGGGCCATGCGTGAATTCGACGAGACGCGGCGGCTGCGCGGCGGCGCGGCCCACGGCGTGGATGAGAGGAAAATTCTCGGCGAGCAGCGCATCGCCGACGATCGCGCGCGCCTGCGCGCCATATCGGGCGGCGAGGCCCAGGGCGGCTTCCGCCAACGCCTCCGGCCCCATGTCGTTTGCGGGCGTATTCACCAGGTCGCGGCCGAGCGCAACTGCCGACGCGATGCGTTCGATGCGGGCGCGGTCGACCCCCTGCGGCGCGCACAGGCGCGGCGACTCCGGCCTGGCCGCCACATAGCGGGTGAAGGCGTAGCTTGAGAGGAGAAAGGCGAGCGCCGCCTGCCCGGGATCGGCGACGCCCTCGCCCAGCCGATAGAGCCCTGGCGGCAAGCCGGTCGCGAGCTTGCCGGCGAGAAACGGGTCGCGCTTTTTCGCCTCTGGCTCCTCGACGCCGAAAAAGGCGCGCGCGGCCGCGCCGTCCAGCGCGGGCGCGACGAGCAGATTCCCGGGCTTGCCCTCGAAGCGCACGGAATCGGCGATCGCCGCAACCGCCGCGGACAGGCTTTCCTTCACCTGCGGCCAGCGGGCCTTATCCACGAAATCGACGGGAATCGCCTCTGCGGACCAGTCCTCGAGCTTCATCGTCATCGAGCGCCTATCAGCCTCCGTTAAGCTTCCGTTAAAGTTAACGCTTTACTGCCAAGCTTGGAAATCGTCCTCGCTATGGAACAATAAGCCGTGACAAAGGCGTCTCCTGCTTCGCCCCGCGTCGCCTGCGCCCTGGCGCTCGTCGCGCTCGTCTGCCTTTCAGGATGCAACAAATCCTCCTTGGGCGATATAACGGGCTCGGTCCGGGGGGCCTCCGCCCCCCTCCCCCAGGATGAAACGGCCTTGCGCCGCTTCGCTGAGGAGTGGGGCCAGCGCTATGATCGCAACCCCAAGGACAAGACCACCGCAATGACCTACGCCAAGGCGTTGCATGCGCTGGACCAGAACGCGCAGGCCGTCGCCGTGATGCAGGGGCTGGCGATCACCTATCCCGAGGATATGAAGGTGCTCGGCGCCTATGGCAAGGCGCTTGCCGACGCCGGAAAATTGCAGCAGGCGGCCGAAACGCTGGAAAAGGCGCATACGCCGGAGCGCCCCGACTGGTCGATCCTGTCGACGCAAGGCTCGATCGCCGATCAGCTCGGCGATCACGAGGCCGCCCGCAACTATTACGAGGCGGCGCTGAAAATCCGCCCCAACGAGCCCACGGCGCTCTCCAATCTGGGGCTCTCCTATGCGCTGGCGAAAAATCTGCCCCGCGCCGAAGACACCCTGCGGCTCGCGGCGAGCCAGCCCTCAGCAGATATGCGCGTGCGTCAGAATTTGGCGCTGGTGTTGGCCCTTCAGGGCAAATTTTCCGAAGCGGAACAATGGTCGCAACGCGATCTGCCGCCTGCCGACGCCGCCCAAAACGTCGCCGCCATCCGGGAGATGATCTCGCAGTCGGACACCTGGCGGGAGATTCAGGCGGGCGCGGCGAAGAAATCGAACGCCGCCCGGTAAGCGCGCCATGGCTAAAGGCCGTCCGGGGCGGCCTGCTTAACCGATCATTAGTCATAAAGCTGGCTAATTGTCACGCTTGCGCTATGGCGCCAGATTGGGCGCTCTTATGGATGGTCTTATGTCGTCGAGACGAGCCCTGATCGCGATGACCCTGCAGGCGCGCGTGGCGGCGCGCGCCACATTGCTCATACGCCTGTCGCTGCTCGCGATCGTTTTCCTGTTGAACGGCGACTTCCATCCCGACATCACGCCCAGCGGCGAAGGCTCGAATTTCCAGCAATATCTCGGCCTCGTCTTTTGGCTCGTCATCATTGCGTCGAGCTTCTTCGCACGGCCTGTTCTAAAGATCGAATGGAGCGTCGGCCTCTACGTCACTCTTGCCTTCTTCGGCCTGGCGATGGCCTCGGCGCTCTGGTCGGACAACGCCCAGAGCAGCCTGCTCAAGTCAGCTGCGCAGCTGGTCGTTCTCATCGGCGCCTGGCGCCTCACGGCGACATTCCCCTGGGAGGACGTCGCCGTCTGCATGCAGCTCGGACTTTTCGCCATTTGCCTCCTCTCGGCGGCGATGGCGATCTTCGTCCCGAGCGTCGGCGTGATGAGCGACTATCTTCACAACGGCCAATGGAGCGGCCTCTTCTCCTCGAAGCAGACATTGGGCGTCTGCGCCGCCATGCTGCTGTTCTTCTCGACCTTCCGGTTGATGAACGGCGCCGGCCTCCTGTGGAGCTGGTCCGCCATCGCACTCGCTATTCTTTGCTTGCTCGCCTCCGGCTCACGGGGCGGCGGCGCGCTCGCGGTGGAGGCGATCGGCGCCATCTATCTCATGAGCAAGTCGAAGGCCTTCGCGCGCGTCCTCGCCTTCGCGCCCTCGCTGTTGGCGGTCGTGGGCGGCGGCGTCATCGCCTATCTGCTGGTGACGCAAAACCGCTATCTCGTCGTCTTCGGCGCGCCGCTGGATTTTACCCAACGCACCTACATTTGGCAGCACGCGCTGAATTTTTTCTGGGATTCGCCGTGGTTCGGGGCCGGCGTCAACGGGTTCTGGACGCGAAGCGTCGTGAAGGAGCTCTTCCTCGAACGCTACCAGTGGTTCCTCGACAATTATCACAACGGCTACATCGCCATCGTCATGGAGACGGGAATCGCCGGCTATACGCTCTTCCTGCTCTCCGCTCTGCTGTTCGGGCTCCGCATGAGCCTTCTCATTCGCGGGAGCGTCTTTCCGCCGAGCCAGACCTCTTTCGGGGTGAGTTACGCCTGCCTGCTGTTCCTTCTCAATTTCACCGAAACCTACTTCATGCGCTCGACAAATATCCTCACGACCCACCTCACGATGATAACGGCTTTCGTGTTCGCGCGTCCGATCCCGGCCCCGGTTCGATCTCCCGCCAAAGACCCTTCCCGCGTGGAAAGACGCCGGCGCGCCCCGGGCGCGCTGCGGGCGGCGCCGCTCTGGGATGCGCTCTGATGCGCCGCCTGGGAAGACGCCTCGTCCGCTTCGTCTCTCTATTCGCCCTCGCCGTTGCAGGCCCGGACGCGCTTGCGTCCGAGTCGGCGCGCGACGCCAGTCCTTTACGCAAAGGCGTGAACATCCTCGGCTACGACGGCATATGGGAAGGGAGCTTCGACAATCCCTTCCGCATGACGGATTTCGGCCGAATCCGAGCAGCGGGTTTCGATCACGTCAGGGTGAATTTTTTCGGATTCCGCCATTTTGACAAGAAGGGCAAGCTCGACGCCCGCGTGCTCGACATTTTGGATCGCGTGCTCGATCGCGCCGACGCCGAAGGCTTGAGGGTTGTCCTCGATCAGCATGACAATCAGGACTGCCAGACGAAGCCCGCGGGCTGCAAGGGGCGACTCGTTTCCTTCTGGCGGCAAATCTCGGCGCGATACGCCCGCGCGCGGCCGAATGTTGTTTATGAGCTCCTCAACGAGCCCGGCGGCGAAATGAGCCATGAGCAGTGGAACGCCGCCGCGGCCGCCGCTCTCGCTCAAATTCGCGCACGGGAGCCCGAGCGGCTCGTCATCGTCGGCGCGCTCAACACGAGCGACATGGCGGCGATCGAGAAGCTCGAACTTCCCGAGAGCGACCGGCGGCTGATTGTGAGCGTGCATTATTACGATCCGCATCGCTTCACCTTCCAGGGCGCGAGCTGGAGCGAGGAATATGCGCATGTGCGCGACGTCGCCTGGGGTTCAGGCGCGGCGCGACGGCAGATCGTCGACGATTTTGCGCTGATCGCGCGCTGGGGAAAGGCGCAAGATCGGCCGATCTATCTCGGAGAATTCGGCGCGCTCGAGACGGCGCCGCCGTCGTCGCGCGCCGCATGGACGCGTCATGTCGCGCGCACCGCGGAAAGCTTTGGCTGGGGGTGGGCCTATTGGCAGTTCGACCATGATTTCTCGCTGACGGACCCGGTGACGCGGGCCTGGAACACGCCGCTCCTCGACGCTCTGATCAAACGAGGAGCCGATTGACGCAGGCGGCGACCGGACGAGGATTTTCGTGGGCGGCGTCGGGAAAGCCGAGCGGCTCCCTGGCCGAGCCGATGACGCCCGGCGTGCTCGCGCGTTCGTTCTTGCTGTTCGTGCGCCGCAACCTGCGCCTCATCGCCCTCGTGGCGCTCGCGGTCGCAGCTCTCGCATTCGGCTTGGCGGCGATTTTCTTGAGGCAGTATTCGGCGACGACCGTCGTAATGATCGACCCTCGCGCCACGCGCGTCACCGAGAAGGCAGGCGTGCTCGCCAATATCGGCTCGGACTTCAACGCCATCGAGAGCATCGTGCAGGTCGCAAAGTCAGACGGATTCGTTGGCGGGGTCGTGGACCAGCTCGACCTTGCGCACAATCCGGTCTTTGCCGGTAAAGGCGCGACGCCGGCGCTTCTGCGACAATCGACAATCCAGAAGCTGTCCGCTCATTTGACCGTGGCGCGACGCGGCGCGACCTATGTCATCGACGTGACGGTGAAGTCGCCGTCCGCCGAGGAAAGCGCCAAAGTCGCGAATGGCGTCGCGCAGAGAATCCTCGACGATCAGGCGTCCTTGCGTTCCGGTCTCAGCGCCTTGACCGCCCGCGAGATCGAGAAGCGGCTCACGGAACTCCGCGTGCGCGTCAACCGCGCCGAGCGGGCCGTCGCCGAATTCAAGGCGCAAATCAAAGTCACCGACGCGGGCCAGGGCAATACGCTGCTCGAACGTCGTATCGTGGAGTTGAACCAGCAGATGGTGCTCGCCGCGTCTCGCACCGCCGAGGCGCGCGCACGCTACGACTTGTTGCGCAAGGCTGGCGCCAGCGCCGGCGATAATCTGCCGCAGGACGTTCAGTCGAGCGTTCTTTCCGGTTTGAGAGCGGAATATGCGCGGCTGTCTCGACAAGCCGCCGATCAGGCGACGGTGCTTGGGCCGCGCCATCCGGAAGCCATCAGCCTGAAGGCGCAGATCGGCGACATTCGCCAGCAGATCGCCGCCGAAATCGCGCGGCTGATTTCCGCCGCCCGCAGCGACTTTCGCGAGGAGGAGCAGCGAGAGGCCGAGTTGACGCGCCAGCTCAGGGCCACGCAGGCGGAAAGCGGCGAACTCGGGCCGCAGATGGTCAGGCTCACGGAACTCGAACGCGAAGCCAAGGCCGAGCGCGAAGTCTTCGAAGAGTTGTTGAGCCGGCAGCGCGAGCTGGCGCAAGTCAACGGCCTCGAGCCCAGCGACGTGCGCATCGTCTCGCCCGCCGTCCCGCCGACGAGTCCCGCGCCGGGGAAAGTCATCCTCGCGATGGCGAGCATGGGCCTTGGCCTTGCGGCCGGCCTGGCCGCTGCGGGCTTGCACGAGACGCGATCCACGACGCTGCGAACGAGCGCCCAGGCGGCAAGTCTGGGTGGCGTCGAGGCGCTCGTCTTCCTGCCCATGGCGCCCGCGCCGCCTGACGCGGCGCGCCGGGCCATCGAGGCGCCCGATGTTACGGCGTGGCTCTCGGAAGTCTGCCGCGGCGTCATCCAACCCGGCGCCGACGCGGACGGCGCCGTCGTCCTCGTTTCGTCCTCGGTGAGGGGCGAGGGGCGCTCGACCGTCGCCATCAATCTCGCGGCCTTTCTCGCGCGGGGCGGCGACCGGGTCCTGCTCATCGAGGCCGATCGGGCGGAGCACGTCAAAAAGCCGCCTCACGGGCTGCTCGACGTTCTCGCCGCGAGGGAAAATCTGACATCCGCCCTCATCGAGCAGCCGACCGACGGCTACACGCTCCTTCCCTTCGGCGGACGCGACGCGGGCGACGGCGCGGACATCGGCGCGCTGATGCGCGGCGCAACCCTACGCGCCCTCCTGAAAGTCGCCCGCCGATGGTTCGACGTCATCATCATCGACGGGCCGCCAGCGCTCGAAGCCCCGCAAGCGCCCTTTCTCGCCGAACAGGCCGACAGGCTTCTCTTCGTCGTCGAATGGGACAAAACGCATCGCAGCGACGTCGGGATGGCGCTCGACCGTCTCGACGCCGTTGAGGCCGCCGTCGTTTTCAACAAGACCGATACGGCCAGATTGCGCCTCTACGACCCCGAGCAGGCGCGCGTGCTCGAAAGCCGCAAACGCGCCGCCTGAGACTGGCGGCGCGCTGCGCGTCGAAGACTGACGTGGCGTCAGCGAAAGCC
Proteins encoded in this window:
- a CDS encoding O-antigen ligase family protein, producing the protein MSSRRALIAMTLQARVAARATLLIRLSLLAIVFLLNGDFHPDITPSGEGSNFQQYLGLVFWLVIIASSFFARPVLKIEWSVGLYVTLAFFGLAMASALWSDNAQSSLLKSAAQLVVLIGAWRLTATFPWEDVAVCMQLGLFAICLLSAAMAIFVPSVGVMSDYLHNGQWSGLFSSKQTLGVCAAMLLFFSTFRLMNGAGLLWSWSAIALAILCLLASGSRGGGALAVEAIGAIYLMSKSKAFARVLAFAPSLLAVVGGGVIAYLLVTQNRYLVVFGAPLDFTQRTYIWQHALNFFWDSPWFGAGVNGFWTRSVVKELFLERYQWFLDNYHNGYIAIVMETGIAGYTLFLLSALLFGLRMSLLIRGSVFPPSQTSFGVSYACLLFLLNFTETYFMRSTNILTTHLTMITAFVFARPIPAPVRSPAKDPSRVERRRRAPGALRAAPLWDAL
- a CDS encoding tetratricopeptide repeat protein, whose amino-acid sequence is MTKASPASPRVACALALVALVCLSGCNKSSLGDITGSVRGASAPLPQDETALRRFAEEWGQRYDRNPKDKTTAMTYAKALHALDQNAQAVAVMQGLAITYPEDMKVLGAYGKALADAGKLQQAAETLEKAHTPERPDWSILSTQGSIADQLGDHEAARNYYEAALKIRPNEPTALSNLGLSYALAKNLPRAEDTLRLAASQPSADMRVRQNLALVLALQGKFSEAEQWSQRDLPPADAAQNVAAIREMISQSDTWREIQAGAAKKSNAAR
- a CDS encoding leucyl aminopeptidase family protein yields the protein MKLEDWSAEAIPVDFVDKARWPQVKESLSAAVAAIADSVRFEGKPGNLLVAPALDGAAARAFFGVEEPEAKKRDPFLAGKLATGLPPGLYRLGEGVADPGQAALAFLLSSYAFTRYVAARPESPRLCAPQGVDRARIERIASAVALGRDLVNTPANDMGPEALAEAALGLAARYGAQARAIVGDALLAENFPLIHAVGRAAAQPPRLVEFTHGPEDGLKVTLVGKGVCFDSGGLDIKPSSAMALMKKDMGGAATALALAAMLMDAGLPVRLRVLLPIVENSISANAFRTSDIYRSRKGLTVEIGNTDAEGRLILADALACASEDQPDLLFDFATLTGAARVALGPELPPFYTGDDALAEAIFAQGRAANDPVWRMPLWENYDGGLDGKISDVVSVTSGGFSGSIVAALFLRRFVADPARWAHFDVYCWNPSTKPGRPEGGEVQSARLLYDLIEKRATERAKA
- a CDS encoding cellulase family glycosylhydrolase gives rise to the protein MRRLGRRLVRFVSLFALAVAGPDALASESARDASPLRKGVNILGYDGIWEGSFDNPFRMTDFGRIRAAGFDHVRVNFFGFRHFDKKGKLDARVLDILDRVLDRADAEGLRVVLDQHDNQDCQTKPAGCKGRLVSFWRQISARYARARPNVVYELLNEPGGEMSHEQWNAAAAAALAQIRAREPERLVIVGALNTSDMAAIEKLELPESDRRLIVSVHYYDPHRFTFQGASWSEEYAHVRDVAWGSGAARRQIVDDFALIARWGKAQDRPIYLGEFGALETAPPSSRAAWTRHVARTAESFGWGWAYWQFDHDFSLTDPVTRAWNTPLLDALIKRGAD
- a CDS encoding polysaccharide biosynthesis tyrosine autokinase, whose protein sequence is MTQAATGRGFSWAASGKPSGSLAEPMTPGVLARSFLLFVRRNLRLIALVALAVAALAFGLAAIFLRQYSATTVVMIDPRATRVTEKAGVLANIGSDFNAIESIVQVAKSDGFVGGVVDQLDLAHNPVFAGKGATPALLRQSTIQKLSAHLTVARRGATYVIDVTVKSPSAEESAKVANGVAQRILDDQASLRSGLSALTAREIEKRLTELRVRVNRAERAVAEFKAQIKVTDAGQGNTLLERRIVELNQQMVLAASRTAEARARYDLLRKAGASAGDNLPQDVQSSVLSGLRAEYARLSRQAADQATVLGPRHPEAISLKAQIGDIRQQIAAEIARLISAARSDFREEEQREAELTRQLRATQAESGELGPQMVRLTELEREAKAEREVFEELLSRQRELAQVNGLEPSDVRIVSPAVPPTSPAPGKVILAMASMGLGLAAGLAAAGLHETRSTTLRTSAQAASLGGVEALVFLPMAPAPPDAARRAIEAPDVTAWLSEVCRGVIQPGADADGAVVLVSSSVRGEGRSTVAINLAAFLARGGDRVLLIEADRAEHVKKPPHGLLDVLAARENLTSALIEQPTDGYTLLPFGGRDAGDGADIGALMRGATLRALLKVARRWFDVIIIDGPPALEAPQAPFLAEQADRLLFVVEWDKTHRSDVGMALDRLDAVEAAVVFNKTDTARLRLYDPEQARVLESRKRAA